Genomic DNA from Mycolicibacterium helvum:
GGGTCGAAGGTGAGCTGGGGGATGAGGGTGGCCCCGGTCTGCAGGCAGGCCAGGATGCCGGCCTTGTAGCCGAAGTTGTGGAAGAACGGGTTGATGCACAGGTAGCGGTCAGCGCTGGTGAGCTGGCCACACTCGGCCCAGGCCGCCGGCGCCGCCAGTGACTGCCGGTGCGCGCACAACACGCCTTTGCTGCGCCCGGTCGTGCCCGAGGTGAACAGGACATCGGACGGGTCGTCGGGACGCACCGCCGTCCCGCGAGCGTCGACCTCCGACAGCTCTGCTCGCGGGCCGGCCAGGAACTCGTCCCAGGTGCCGTCGTCTTCGTCGATGGGGATGCGGATGATGTGCCGCAGCGCGGGCAGCTCGGCGCGGTCGAGGTCGGCCACCCGGTCGGCGCCGAGGAAGCGGCCCATCCCGAATAGCAGGGGCGCCTCGGTGCGGGCCAGGATGTCGGCGGCCTCGGCGGCGGTGTAGCGGGTGTTCAACGGCACCATTACGCCACCGGCGTATTGGATGGCCAGGCAGGCGATCGCCCAGTGCCAGGTGTTCGGCGACCAAATCGCGACGCGGTCGCCCGCGTTGACGCCGAGGCCGATGAGCGCCGCCGCGGCGCGGCGAACCTCGTCGCGCAGTTCGGCGAAGGTGAGGGTGCGCTCGGCGGTGACCAGGGCGTCGTGGTCGGCGAAGTCGAGTGCCATCCGGTCCAACACCGCGGGTGTGGTGCGCGACTGTGACATTCCCGGGTCGCTGCGCTCCTGCCCTCCGTACCTCGTCATCGAGACTCCTTGGGGCTTGATGCCCGCGGATGGTCCCCGGGCTAACAAAGCAAGTGCTTGGTAGGTTAGCCTACAAGGGTGATCACGGTCGAGGAGTTCCGGGCGGAGGTACGCCAGTGGCTGGCCGACAATCTCGTCGGTGAATATGCCGCGCTCAAGGGCCTCGGTGGCCCGGGCCGCGAGCATGAAGCTTACGAAGAGCGGCTGGCCTGGAACAGGCATCTGGCGGCGGCGGGGCTGACCTGCCTGGGCTGGCCGGTAGAACACGGCGGTCGCGGCCTTTCGGTTGCGCACCGGGTGGCGTTCTACGAGGAGTACGCCAAGGCGAACGCTCCCGACAAGGTCAACCATTTCGGCGAAGAACTGCTCGGGCCCACGCTGATTGCCTTCGGTACCCCCGAACAGCAGCAGCGGTTCCTGCCCCGGATCCTCGATGTCACCGAGCTGTGGTCCCAGGGCTACTCGGAGCCTGGTGCGGGCAGCGATCTGGCCAACGTCGCCACGTCTGCGGTTCTGGACGGTGACGAGTGGGTTATCAACGGCCAGAAGGTGTGGACGTCGCTGGCGCACTGGGCGCAGTGGTGCTTCGTGGTGGCCCGCACCGAGAAGGGCTCCAAGCGGCACGCCGGGCTGTCCTATCTGCTGGTGCCGCTGGATCAACCGGGTGTGGAGATCCGCCCGATCATCCAGCTGACCGGCGACTCGGAATTCAACGAGGTGTTCTTCACTGACGCCCGCACCGATGCCGGCCTGGTGGTCGGCGAGCCGGGCGACGGCTGGCGGGTGGCGATGGGAACGCTGACCTTCGAACGCGGCGTTTCCACGCTGGGCCAGCAGATCCGTTATGCCCGTGAGCTTTCCGGCATCGCCGAGCTTGCCAAGACCACCGGCGCGATCGACGATCCGCTGATCCGGGAGCGGCTGGCCCGATCCTGGGCGGGCCTGCAGACGATGCGGTCCTACGCCTTGGCGACGATGGACGTTGAGCAACGCGGGAGCCGCTGGGCCAGCGACATCGGTGGAGGCCAGGACAATGTGTCGAAGCTGTTGTGGGCCAACTGGCACCGCGATCTGGGCGAGCTGGCCATGGACATCAAAGGCAAGTCCGGCTTGCTGCTGGCCGACGGTGAATTCGACGAATGGCAGCGGCTGTTCCTGTTCTCCCGCTCGGACACGATTTACGGCGGCTCCAACGAGATTCAGCGCAACATTATCGCCGAGCGGGTGCTCGGCCTACCTCGAGAGGTGAAGGGCTAGTGGCGCCATTGTCGGAGGTCCCCAAAGAGGTTGAGGGCCACGGTCTGCTGGCTGGCAAGGTCGTGGTGGTGACCGCGGCGGCGGGAACCGGCATCGGATCGGCCACCGCACGGCGCGCGCTGCTCGAAGGTGCCGACGTCGTCGTCTCCGATCACCACGAACGTCGTCTCGGCGAAACCCGGGACCAGCTGGCCGAATTGGGCCTCGGCCGGGTCGAGAGCGTGGTCTGCGATGTCACATCCACCGCACAGGTCGACGCGCTGATCGCCAGTTCCGTGGCCGCCCTGGGTCGTCTTGATGTACTGGTGAACAACGCCGGCCTCGGCGGGGAAACCCCCGTCATCGACATGACCGACGACGACTGGGACCGGGTGCTCAACGTGACCCTGACGTCGGTGATGCGAGCCACGCGCGCGGCGCTGCGGTACTTCCGTGATGCCGGCCACGGCGGCGTGATCGTGAACAATGCCAGCGTCCTGGGCTGGCGAGCACAGCACTCGCAGTCGCATTACGCGGCCGCAAAGGCCGGTGTGATGGCGCTGACCCGTTGCAGCGCAATCGAAGCCGTCGAACAGGGGGTGCGCATCAACGCCGTTTCACCGAGCATCGCGCGGCATAAGTTTCTGGAGAAGGTCAGCTCGACCGACCTGCTCGACCGGCTCTCCGAAGGAGAAGCGTTCGGCCGTGCAGCCGAGCCGTGGGAAGTCGCCGCCACTATCGCGTTCCTGGCCAGCGACTACTCGAGTTACCTGACCGGCGAAGTCATTTCGGTGTCGAGCCAACGCGCATGACCGAGCAGCCGGTCAGTCGTCGTGACGAGCTCCTGGTGCTCGCCGCGACGATGTTCGCCGAACGCGGTCTGCGCGCGACCACCGTGCGCGACATCGCCGACTCGGCGGGCATTCTGTCCGGCAGCCTGTATCACCACTTCAAGAGCAAGGAGCAGATGGTCGAGGAGGTCCTACGGGACTTCCTGGACTGGCTGTTCGAGCGCTACCAGCAGATCATCGCCACCGAGCCCAACCCGCTCGAGCGGCTCAAGGGCTTGTTCATGACGTCGTTCGAAGCGATCGAAGACCGGCACGCGCAGGTGGTGATCTACCAGGACGAGGCCAAGCGGCTGTCGTCGCTGCCGCAGTTCGAATTCGTCGAGGTTCGTAACAAAGAACAACGCAAGATGTGGCTTGACCTGCTCAACGAGGGTGTCAAGCAGGGGTACTTCCGCCCGGATATCGACGTCGACGTGGTGTACCGGTTCATCCGGGATACCACGTGGGTGTCCGTGCGTTGGTATCAACCAGGCGGACCGCTGACAGCCGAGGAAGTCGGCCGCCAATACCTCGCCATCGTCCTGGGCGGCATAGCCGCGCCCAACAACCGATAAGGAGATCGACATGCCTGAGGCCTACGTTATCGACGCCGTGCGGACCGCGGTGGGCAAGCGCAACGGATCGCTGGCCGGCGTGCACCCGATCGACCTGGCTGCCGCCGCCTGGCAGGGACTGCTGGGCCGCCACGATGTCGACCCGGACGCCGTTGATGACGTGATCGCCGGCTGCGTGGACGCGATCGGTGGCCAGGCAGGCAACATCGGGCGGCTGTCCTGGCTGGCCGCCGGCTATTCGGAAGCCGTGCCCGGGGTGACCGTGGACCGTCAGTGCGGGTCCAGCCAGCAAGCGATTTCGTTCGGGGCGCAGGCCATCATGGCCGGCACCGCGGATCTCATCGTGGCCGGCGGTGTACAGAACATGAGCCAGATCCCCATCTCCTCGGCGATGACCGTCGGCGAGCAGTTCGGTTTCACCTCGCCCACCAACGAGTCCAAGGGCTGGCTGAAACGCTATGGTGACCAAGAGGTTTCGCAGTTCCGCGGCGCAGAGATGATCGCCGAACGGTGGGGGATCACTCGCGAGGAGATGGAACAGTTCGCGTTGACCAGCAATGAGCGCGCGTTCGCTGCGATCCGTGCCGGGCACTTCGACAACGAGATCCTGCCGATCGACGGATTCGCCGTCGACGAGTGCCCGCGCGAAACCACCCTGGAGAAGATGGCCGGGCTCAAAACCCTGGTCGAGGGCGGCCGGTTGACGGCCGCGATGGCCAGCCAGATCTGCGACGGCGCGAGCGCGGTGTTGCTGGCCTCAGAAAGCGCAGTGCAAGCGCACAACCTGACCCCGCGGGCCCGCATCCACCACATCAGCGCCCGCGGCGACGACCCGGTGATCATGCTGACCGGTCCGATTCCGGCGACGAAGTACGCGCTGGACAAGGCCGGCCTGACCATCGACGACATCGACGTCGTCGAGATCAACGAGGCCTTTGCGTCGGTCGTCCTTGCCTGGCTGAAGGAGACCAAGGCCGACCCGGCGAAGGTCAACCCCAACGGGGGCGGGATCGCCCTGGGTCATCCACTGGGCGCCACCGGCGCCAAACTGTTCACCACCATGCTCAACGAGTTGGAGCGCACCGGCGGTCGCTATGGCCTGCAGACGATGTGTGAGGGTGGCGGCACCGCGAACGTCACCATCGTCGAACGGCTCTAGTCCTGCCTCGAATGTGGTCCTTATGCACGCAATTCAGTGAAAACCTGTGCATAAGGCCCACGCTCGTCGCCTCAGCCAGCGGCAGCCATAGCGACGAGGCCGTAGGCCACTGCGTAGCGCTGGCCTAGTCTGCGGCAGACGTTGCCGCGCCCGACTGCTACCCCGCCGAGCTGTTCGCTGACGGCGCGGACGAGTTCGTCGTCACCCGCTCCGCCGCCGACCAGAACGAGCCCGCGAGCATCCGGTGCCACCTGGGCGAGTCCACGGAGCACGTTGGCGCCGATAACGAGTCGTTTGGCCGCCAGGCGCCAGTTGCGCCATTCGGAACCGGATAATCGCGACGTAAAGGGCAGCAGCCCGTTTGGCGCCGATGCCAGCAGCCAGCCGGTACAGCGGCCGTCGATCGGGCTGTCGAGGAAGTGTCGGCGCCCATGCTCGTCCTCGACGAGTTGGACGGTGACCGCGCTGAGCGCCTCGGCGCGTTTCGCGTATTCGGCTGTGCTACGCGAAATATCCAGGGCAGCCGATGTCGCGGTCGTGAGCAGTTGGCCGGCGCCGGGCAGGACGACTCGTGCCGTTGCGGTCACCACGTCGACGGTGCCGCCGCCGACGTCGACGACCACCATGTCCTCGGTGACGCCGGGGGTGGTCAGCGCGCCCACCCTGGCGGCAGCGGCCTCGGAGTCGATCCGTATCACGGGTACCCCCAACGCCTCGCTCAGCGCATCAGCACCGGCGGGCGGCTGGTGCACGTCGTCGCCCATCGTCGCTCGCACCACACTGTCGGTTGCCACCGAACCGCGACGCGAATTCGCCTGCGCCGCAATGTCAGCAAGATGTACTGCGTGCGTGCGCTCGTCTTTGTCGGGGTCAGCGACCGGCTCGGTAGGTCGGATGTCCTCGGGGGCGACGTCGTGAAGGCACACCACCGCGCAGGCGCTGTCGTAGAGCTGGTCGGCGACCAGTGTCGCGTCAGGGCGCTCGTCGTCGCGGAGGCTGAACGCGTCGACGAGCCAATACGGGTCGGTGAGTCGCTGTAGTGATGAGAAACCTTGCCGCACTTCGACGGCGACCAGCGCGGCCGACAACAGCTCTGCCACTTCGACGCCGTCGACCACGGGCAATGCCGTAAGCAGCCGGTTGGATACCAGAACAGCCTCATCATTGGTCGTAACCACGGCTGCTACGTCGCGGCCGGAATCGATTGCCGCGTTGACCAATCCCGCTACGTCGCGGTAGTCGTGGTCGCGGGTCGCGCAGGCGACGACCGGCTGGTGGCGGTCCACTTCCTGGAGGCGTCCGACTGGTACCGGTACCCCAACCCCGACGGCGTCACCGGCGGTCGTGGGTGCCGAACGGGTGGCAATGTACAGTCGTCCGGTTCGCCTGGTCTGAAGCTGGATTTGTTCAGTCACCGATGTCACCGGCGGCGTCGGAGCGAACGCGGCCCGATCGACTACGAGGCCGTGAGTAGCGCTCAATTGGCGAACCAGTTGCGCGGCAGCGTCAATGGCGCGCAGCGATCCCTTCCCACCTCGAGTCGGGACACGTGCGCTGCACAACACGTCTAAATCACCGATCCCGCTGCACAGGACCACTTCGGTGGTGGCGTTGCCGATGTCGACACCGGCCCACACCGTCATCGCAACAGGCCGCGACGCTGATACGCCGCTGCGGCCTCCCGGACGAGTTGCGCGCACGCGTGTGCTTCGTGTGCAGCGAGTCGCGCTGCCAATTCCTGCAATTCATCGAACGTGGAGCGGTTGGGGCGCAGCGCCTCGTAGGCAGCCAGCATGTCGGACGCCGAAAGCACCGTCATCTCGGCCGCCCGGCGCAAGTTCATGCCGAGCTGTGCCGAGCCGGACCGCTCAGCGGTCTCCGCCTGGCTCAGAAGCGTATCCCGGCTGATGCGAATGTCGTCCAGATCGAGCTGACCGGCTCGCGCGGCTTGGACGGTGATCTCGTCGAGAGCACGGCCGGAGTGGGCGGAGATGGTCATCGAAGGAACTCCAATTCAACGTTGGGCCCGGTGCGGGCGGCGATTTCGGCTCGCTCGATCGCGACCATCGACACCACCTTCGTGTGGTAGCGGGCGGTGATGGCCTCGTCGGTGTAGGCGTTGCGCATCGGGGCTGGGGTCGCGCCCTTCGCATGTCTACCGGCATTGATACCGATCAGTCGGTACATATCGGGAGCGATCAGCGGTGCGACACTGAGCAATTCGAGGTTAGCCAGCGGTGGCAGGTCCCGGCGGTGGATCAGCGTGGTGCCCTTGGCCTGCAGGCCGACGCTAACTCCCGAGCCGGACAGTCCGGCCGCGGTCTTCCCGATCGATCCCAGATCCACGGTGTTGGTGATGCGAACCAGCCGCGGCACGCACTGCTCTTCTTCCAGGCCGGCGAGGATCTGCTCGAGCGCGTCGTAGATCGTCATGCCCGACAGCGTGCGGAACAGCTTGGTGGCGAAGGCGGGAGAGACGCCGACCACGACCTCCCGCGGATCGGTGCCGGGTAAGGCTGGCCCCAGCTCCACCACCCGGCCGGGCTGGCAATAGTTGGCCTGTTCCTTGACCAGGTCGGTCACCGAGCGTGCCTGTCGTACGGAGTCGATCTGAGCCTGGCGCTCCGGCGACGGCCGGTATCCGGTTCCCGGTCCGCAGTAGTCGTTAGGATCCTGCAGTGCCGAGAGCACATTCATCTGCTCGTCGAAAATCGCAGCGGTCTGCAGATAGTCACCGGTGACGCGGGCTTTGGCCATGCCCAGCACGCGGTCGGCGACATCGGTGAACCCGGTCTCGGCGAGCGCAGCGACGACGTCGAGGACCGTCAGTCCGGATTGTTCGATCATCCGGGCAGCGTTCAATACGGTCACTCCGTCGGTGTCCGGGAGGTCCTTGGAACCCTCGGCCTGCACGACAGCTTCGACGTGCTCGTCGTCGAAGTCCGCCAGCCCGAGGTATTCGAATACCGCCCGGGTCGCTTCGGCGGCCTGCCGTCGCATCGCCTCCAGCGTGGTCGGGTCAACCGAACGCAATCCGCCGTCGACACCCCAGTCGCGCTGCAGCACCAGATAGTCGTCGAGGTCGGCGGCATTGAAGTTGGACGGGCCAAACATGTTGTCGTAGGACACGATCGAGCCGAAGCCGGAGAAGATGAAGTCCGACCCCGACAGCAGCGTCGGCAACGTCCGACTGGTGCGGCGCATGGTCGATTCACTCATCAGCGAGTCGTTTCCACTGCATGATTCGAGCCCGCGCAGCATCACCATCAGATTCTCGGCGATGAGTTCCTTGACGCCACCGGGCACCGAGGCGGTGATCGCCGCCCCGTCGACGCCGCCGTTCTGAACACCCTGTGCCCCGATTCCCTTGGCCAGGGCGACGCAGCGGGACTCCAGATAGTTCATCGACTTTCGTTCGGCCTGGCCCATCAGCACCTCGGAGCCGGCCCCGCTGGACAGCCGCATCTTGATCCCGCGTGAGGCGTAGGCCGAGGTCAGAAACGCCTTGGACCACGGAGTGTCGTCGCCGTCGGTGAAGACCTGCTCGGTTCCGTAGACCGACACCGTCTCGGCGTAGGACACCAGCCCGCGGACTCCGAGCTCGAGTTCTCGGGCTTCCTCTACCGAGCACTGTGTCAGCGCGCCGGCCGCCGGCACCTGGGAGCCGATGAGCAGAGCCATCGCGACGGCGGGAGCGTCGTCGAGCACCGGCACCGTCGCCTCCAGTTCGCGGAAGCCATAGACCACCGCGGTCGCCGCGTCCGCAGCGATCAACAGTGGGTCGTCGAGCCGGTTGGTGACGTGGGCCTGATTGGCCGGGGTGCGGCGCGCGCGCATCTTCATCATCGCCATCTGGATCTCCACCGGCTGCAGCATCGCGACGACCCTGGCCATCTTCGCCGGGGTCAGGCCCGAGCAGACCCGAAGTACCTCGTCGCGCGGCACGCTGGAATCCACGATCAGCCGAGCCAGCTCGACCTCACTCATGGCCATCGACGCCCACGCCTGGGAATGGTCGATCGCATACCGCACAACGAATTCATCGATCGTGTCGAAGTCGGCGGCCGGCTTGGAGTCCATCTCGACCACAGTGCCGTCGTCGGCCACGCGCCAGGACGGCTCGGGGTCATAAGGCGACAGGTGTGAGATCATGCCGAGTTCTGGATCGGGTGCGGCGAACCCGTCCAGGTTGACTGTCTGCTGGTCCAACAGTCGGATGCGGCCCAGCCGGTGGTCATGGCCGGCCTCGTCACTATTCGGGTGCATGGCACACAGCATTGGGGTATCTGCCATGGCAGGCAAGAACGCACCCAGAACTTCCAACAACGTGTCTGATCTGTTCGGTAGCACCGCCTCTGGACGATCTGCTCTACCACAACGTGTTGGAAAGCGGCCGACGTTTCTGGCGAGCGGGCAGCCCTTCTCGCACAATGACCGGACGTCGGAGTGGTCCAGCTGTCGCTCCGTGGTGAGAAGAGGAGTAACAGTGACCGAGGTTCTCGATACCAGCGGCGGGTCAGGCCGTGACACTTCCCAGACCACGGCGGCCGCGAAACTGCGCGGCCACCTCGGTGTCCCCGCCATTGTGCTGATGGTGGTGGCCGCTGCGGCGCCGCTTTCCACGATCGGCGGCAACGTGCCGATCGCGATGGTGCTGGGAGAGACCACTGGTATCCCGGTCTCGTTCATCGTCGCGGGTCTGGTGTTCCTTCTCTTCGCGGCGAGTTTCGTCGCCATGTCGAAATACGTCACGGACGCCGGCGCCTTCTATGCCTACATCCGCACGTCGCTCGGTCGTGCGGCCGGGACCGGCGCGGCCGTTCTCGCCTTACCGGCCTACATGGCGACCCTGCTGGCCGTGGCCGCCTACGACGGCGTCATCCTCAACGGCCTCATCACCCGCTTCGGCGGACCGGATATTCCGTGGTGGCTGCTGACCGGCGGGGTGCTCGCCGTCGTCGCCTGGCTCGGATATCGCGACATCGACCTCAGCGCCAAGGTGCTAGGTGTGTTCCTGGTGTCCGAAGTCGCCATCCTGCTGGTCTTGGATTTCGTCATCGTGCTGCGTGGCGGTGAGCACGGTTTGACCGGCGACTCGTTCACGCCGCAGGGGATAGCCGGAGGGTTCGGGATCGCGTTGCTCTACGCACTGTGGGGCTTCGTCGGTGTCGAGGCGACGGTGGTGTTTCGAGACGAGGCCCGCGACCCCGATCGCACGGTGCCGCGCGCGACGTTCTGGGCAGTGGGCATCGTGGCCAGCTTTTACGCATTCTCCAGCTGGGCACTCATCGAAGGCAATGGAGGACCGGATGCCATTGCGGCCGCCAAGGACGACCCCGATAACTTCATGGTCAACACCGCCCAGCAGTACCTCGGTATGGTTGGGCGCGACCTGACCACTGCCCTGTGGTTCATCAGCGTTTTCGCCTGCACCCTGGCATTCCATAACATCAGTTCGCGTTACGCGTTCGTGCTGGGGCAAAGCGGTGTCTTCTCGACCAAGATCGGCCAGGTGCATTCCCGTCACGGTTCGCCGGCGGTGGCGTCGCTGGTCATCACCGCGGCGTCGGTCGTGATCATGGCGATCTTCGTTGCGTTCGGGCTCGATCCGGTGCTGCAGATCTTCGGCCCGCTGGGTGGGCTGGGAATCCTCGCATTGGCGATCCTGTGGTTGTTGACGACGATCTCCGTGGTGATGTTCTTCGTGCGTCGTGGTGGCTCGACGGGCACCGTGGTGCTCGCGGTGGCCGCGACACTGGTGCTGGCCGCGGCCCTGGTTCTGGTGGTGTCCAACCTGACTCTCATCGTTGGGGGCAACCCCACCCTTGCGGCCGTCTTCGGCGTGATGCCGTTGGCGTTCTTCGGAGTGGGCATGCTGCTGAGCCGGCGATCCAAGGGTGAGCTGGCGTCGATTTCGTCGGTGTCCTGACCCCGACGGGCCGGCCAACGAACTGATCAGAGCAGCATGGGCGCTGGTACCGTCGGATTTCGGGAGTACCAGCGCCCATCTGCGGTTCTCGGCGCTGAATCGGCGCGGAGAGTGGATCAGGTGAGTGAAGCGGGCATGTCCGGGGAGTCGTCTCTGAGCGTTGCGGCGGTCCTGATGGTTCCGCCCCTCGATCATGGTTCTGTCGTCGCGGGCCGCCGCGGGTTGACCCGCGAGGTTCGCTGGGTCGATATCATCCACGCCCCGGCCGAGGATTTCGTCCGTGCCGGTGACCTGGTGCTTACCACGGGTGCCGATATCAGTCAGCCGGGCGTCCGCGATTTCCTCGTCTCGCTATTCGCCTCTGCAGCGGCCGGAGTGGTGTTGAGCCCTCCACCCGAGGTTGCCGTCGACGAACTGCTCGAGCTGCTGATCCCGCTCGCCGAGCAGCATGCGTGCCCGTTCGTGTTGTTACCGTGGGAGATCGCGTTCGCTGATGTGCAGAAGAGTCTGCTCCCGCTGCTGAGCCTGTCACCGTCGGACCAGCGGTTCCGCATGGCCGTCGGTCGCAGTGAATGTGCCGGCAACGGTTGGACGGATCTGGCCGGCGCGTTCGCCGATTCACTGCAGGCGTTGGCACGGTCCGCCGACATCGCCGTGCGGTCGTCAGTCACTGACGACCTTGTGATGAGTCATTTC
This window encodes:
- a CDS encoding APC family permease, whose translation is MTEVLDTSGGSGRDTSQTTAAAKLRGHLGVPAIVLMVVAAAAPLSTIGGNVPIAMVLGETTGIPVSFIVAGLVFLLFAASFVAMSKYVTDAGAFYAYIRTSLGRAAGTGAAVLALPAYMATLLAVAAYDGVILNGLITRFGGPDIPWWLLTGGVLAVVAWLGYRDIDLSAKVLGVFLVSEVAILLVLDFVIVLRGGEHGLTGDSFTPQGIAGGFGIALLYALWGFVGVEATVVFRDEARDPDRTVPRATFWAVGIVASFYAFSSWALIEGNGGPDAIAAAKDDPDNFMVNTAQQYLGMVGRDLTTALWFISVFACTLAFHNISSRYAFVLGQSGVFSTKIGQVHSRHGSPAVASLVITAASVVIMAIFVAFGLDPVLQIFGPLGGLGILALAILWLLTTISVVMFFVRRGGSTGTVVLAVAATLVLAAALVLVVSNLTLIVGGNPTLAAVFGVMPLAFFGVGMLLSRRSKGELASISSVS
- a CDS encoding PucR family transcriptional regulator, producing the protein MSEAGMSGESSLSVAAVLMVPPLDHGSVVAGRRGLTREVRWVDIIHAPAEDFVRAGDLVLTTGADISQPGVRDFLVSLFASAAAGVVLSPPPEVAVDELLELLIPLAEQHACPFVLLPWEIAFADVQKSLLPLLSLSPSDQRFRMAVGRSECAGNGWTDLAGAFADSLQALARSADIAVRSSVTDDLVMSHFASAPTASTITELVACAQQLSGLSDDLVSWALLPAAYGPSPAPPATGSSVAVDSTVGARQFADVLRHHPRSMAMVLQTLQPLIDYDTTRRGQLVHTLEIVLNEATNTSAAARALYLNRHSLLYRIKLIEELTGLSLKNPADRFQLEVSVRVHQINEARADGMRRG
- a CDS encoding propanediol/glycerol family dehydratase large subunit is translated as MHPNSDEAGHDHRLGRIRLLDQQTVNLDGFAAPDPELGMISHLSPYDPEPSWRVADDGTVVEMDSKPAADFDTIDEFVVRYAIDHSQAWASMAMSEVELARLIVDSSVPRDEVLRVCSGLTPAKMARVVAMLQPVEIQMAMMKMRARRTPANQAHVTNRLDDPLLIAADAATAVVYGFRELEATVPVLDDAPAVAMALLIGSQVPAAGALTQCSVEEARELELGVRGLVSYAETVSVYGTEQVFTDGDDTPWSKAFLTSAYASRGIKMRLSSGAGSEVLMGQAERKSMNYLESRCVALAKGIGAQGVQNGGVDGAAITASVPGGVKELIAENLMVMLRGLESCSGNDSLMSESTMRRTSRTLPTLLSGSDFIFSGFGSIVSYDNMFGPSNFNAADLDDYLVLQRDWGVDGGLRSVDPTTLEAMRRQAAEATRAVFEYLGLADFDDEHVEAVVQAEGSKDLPDTDGVTVLNAARMIEQSGLTVLDVVAALAETGFTDVADRVLGMAKARVTGDYLQTAAIFDEQMNVLSALQDPNDYCGPGTGYRPSPERQAQIDSVRQARSVTDLVKEQANYCQPGRVVELGPALPGTDPREVVVGVSPAFATKLFRTLSGMTIYDALEQILAGLEEEQCVPRLVRITNTVDLGSIGKTAAGLSGSGVSVGLQAKGTTLIHRRDLPPLANLELLSVAPLIAPDMYRLIGINAGRHAKGATPAPMRNAYTDEAITARYHTKVVSMVAIERAEIAARTGPNVELEFLR
- the kstR2 gene encoding TetR family transcriptional regulator KstR2, with product MTEQPVSRRDELLVLAATMFAERGLRATTVRDIADSAGILSGSLYHHFKSKEQMVEEVLRDFLDWLFERYQQIIATEPNPLERLKGLFMTSFEAIEDRHAQVVIYQDEAKRLSSLPQFEFVEVRNKEQRKMWLDLLNEGVKQGYFRPDIDVDVVYRFIRDTTWVSVRWYQPGGPLTAEEVGRQYLAIVLGGIAAPNNR
- a CDS encoding diol dehydratase small subunit, whose product is MTISAHSGRALDEITVQAARAGQLDLDDIRISRDTLLSQAETAERSGSAQLGMNLRRAAEMTVLSASDMLAAYEALRPNRSTFDELQELAARLAAHEAHACAQLVREAAAAYQRRGLLR
- a CDS encoding diol dehydratase reactivase ATPase-like domain-containing protein; this translates as MTVWAGVDIGNATTEVVLCSGIGDLDVLCSARVPTRGGKGSLRAIDAAAQLVRQLSATHGLVVDRAAFAPTPPVTSVTEQIQLQTRRTGRLYIATRSAPTTAGDAVGVGVPVPVGRLQEVDRHQPVVACATRDHDYRDVAGLVNAAIDSGRDVAAVVTTNDEAVLVSNRLLTALPVVDGVEVAELLSAALVAVEVRQGFSSLQRLTDPYWLVDAFSLRDDERPDATLVADQLYDSACAVVCLHDVAPEDIRPTEPVADPDKDERTHAVHLADIAAQANSRRGSVATDSVVRATMGDDVHQPPAGADALSEALGVPVIRIDSEAAAARVGALTTPGVTEDMVVVDVGGGTVDVVTATARVVLPGAGQLLTTATSAALDISRSTAEYAKRAEALSAVTVQLVEDEHGRRHFLDSPIDGRCTGWLLASAPNGLLPFTSRLSGSEWRNWRLAAKRLVIGANVLRGLAQVAPDARGLVLVGGGAGDDELVRAVSEQLGGVAVGRGNVCRRLGQRYAVAYGLVAMAAAG
- the ipdF gene encoding (5R,7aS)-5-hydroxy-7a-methyl-1-oxo-2,3,5,6,7,7a-hexahydro-1H-indene-carboxyl-CoA reductase; translated protein: MAPLSEVPKEVEGHGLLAGKVVVVTAAAGTGIGSATARRALLEGADVVVSDHHERRLGETRDQLAELGLGRVESVVCDVTSTAQVDALIASSVAALGRLDVLVNNAGLGGETPVIDMTDDDWDRVLNVTLTSVMRATRAALRYFRDAGHGGVIVNNASVLGWRAQHSQSHYAAAKAGVMALTRCSAIEAVEQGVRINAVSPSIARHKFLEKVSSTDLLDRLSEGEAFGRAAEPWEVAATIAFLASDYSSYLTGEVISVSSQRA
- the ipdE1 gene encoding acyl-CoA dehydrogenase IpdE1, which gives rise to MITVEEFRAEVRQWLADNLVGEYAALKGLGGPGREHEAYEERLAWNRHLAAAGLTCLGWPVEHGGRGLSVAHRVAFYEEYAKANAPDKVNHFGEELLGPTLIAFGTPEQQQRFLPRILDVTELWSQGYSEPGAGSDLANVATSAVLDGDEWVINGQKVWTSLAHWAQWCFVVARTEKGSKRHAGLSYLLVPLDQPGVEIRPIIQLTGDSEFNEVFFTDARTDAGLVVGEPGDGWRVAMGTLTFERGVSTLGQQIRYARELSGIAELAKTTGAIDDPLIRERLARSWAGLQTMRSYALATMDVEQRGSRWASDIGGGQDNVSKLLWANWHRDLGELAMDIKGKSGLLLADGEFDEWQRLFLFSRSDTIYGGSNEIQRNIIAERVLGLPREVKG
- the fadA6 gene encoding steroid 3-ketoacyl-CoA thiolase FadA6 — its product is MPEAYVIDAVRTAVGKRNGSLAGVHPIDLAAAAWQGLLGRHDVDPDAVDDVIAGCVDAIGGQAGNIGRLSWLAAGYSEAVPGVTVDRQCGSSQQAISFGAQAIMAGTADLIVAGGVQNMSQIPISSAMTVGEQFGFTSPTNESKGWLKRYGDQEVSQFRGAEMIAERWGITREEMEQFALTSNERAFAAIRAGHFDNEILPIDGFAVDECPRETTLEKMAGLKTLVEGGRLTAAMASQICDGASAVLLASESAVQAHNLTPRARIHHISARGDDPVIMLTGPIPATKYALDKAGLTIDDIDVVEINEAFASVVLAWLKETKADPAKVNPNGGGIALGHPLGATGAKLFTTMLNELERTGGRYGLQTMCEGGGTANVTIVERL